A window of the Desulfobacula toluolica Tol2 genome harbors these coding sequences:
- a CDS encoding UvrD-helicase domain-containing protein, producing MKFIADLHVHSKYSRATAKNLDFENLYYTAQMKGITVVGTGDFTYPAWIDEIESKIEETEPGMFSLKKEIARDIDKTVPENCRNPVRFILQTEISNIYKKDDRVRKNHNLVYFPDIASVKKFNARLDAIGNIKSDGRPILGLDAADLLAIMLDVNDKGFFVPAHIWTPWFSMFGSKSGFDSIEECFGSLKEHIFAVETGLSSDPPMNWRIKDLDNVRLLSNSDAHSPGYLGRNASVFDTELSFFHMRQALEKNDLEHYQGTLDMFPHQGKYHYDGHRKCNICLNPAATDQIDGICPECGKKVTYGVLNRVQELSQRPEGYVPENRHGYQSIIPLADMLSEIFEVGPKTKKVATYYQKAIENLGPELGILLDKSFEEIKTANIPLLAEAVQKMRTGDVNIDPGYDGEYGKVNLFSRQEKERLKGDNNLLFKLPAKKAKKNAKAVVKKPGAEKNNEKNQNNKEKPRQTRPANHNRDLLAGLNPEQQKAVESSARAVVIQAGPGTGKTRTLTAKIAWLISKKNIDPLSILALTFTNKAATQLGQRMDNYMTKAKTPVLAATFHSFCLKLLKEYKAFDAVIVDDPIRLSLVKEAIESLEHIEITKENSKKGQVNKTDQLISLCKQNLLRPEDDLEKFIPLEKFVHQGELASFKKIYQAYQVLCKEHNVVDFEDLMAMTINMLNCEENILASVRKQYQYIFIDEYQDLNFGQYVFVKLISQDNHIFVIGDPDQSIYGFRGSDNKYFKLFEDDFPGCEKFFLTQNYRSTQTILDASFQMISNSLDNEEKFKIFSDVETQKKLIIKEAASEKAEAVVIGKMIEKLVGGTSFFSMDAGKTDQDETKEYCFADFAVLYRTRKQCEIFIDLFEKEGIPFQAADKKNMVDIEGIRQLISLCRIMSQNECFIDVEIVFDHFGVRLGKKGKEIFHKAYNDACKTNQDILDEFVQTDISGIKAATRQNIVMIAQKLKCLQEEIRQCDTETGLRLLFEKADLKPIIESNDKTKQIFEKLLSIGILHDDLRGFLDAVALNQDADILEFNTQKVSLMTLHAAKGLEFPVVFVAGCEQGLVPFAKDGETTDDLEEERRLFYVGMTRAMDILCLTYAKKRRIFGTIKKRQRSFFIEDIEAKLTQVEKAPVKLSVKKKAKQLELF from the coding sequence ATGAAATTTATTGCTGACCTTCATGTTCACTCCAAGTATTCAAGGGCTACGGCCAAAAATCTTGATTTTGAAAATCTTTATTATACGGCACAGATGAAAGGCATTACGGTTGTCGGAACCGGGGATTTTACCTATCCAGCCTGGATTGACGAGATTGAGTCCAAGATTGAAGAAACCGAGCCGGGAATGTTTTCCCTGAAAAAAGAGATTGCAAGGGATATCGACAAAACCGTTCCTGAAAATTGCCGGAACCCTGTACGGTTTATTTTGCAGACCGAGATCAGCAATATTTACAAGAAAGACGACCGGGTGAGGAAAAACCATAACCTGGTCTATTTTCCCGATATTGCCAGTGTGAAAAAATTCAATGCCAGGCTGGATGCCATCGGTAACATTAAATCCGACGGCCGTCCCATACTGGGACTGGATGCAGCCGACCTGCTTGCCATCATGCTGGATGTCAATGACAAGGGCTTTTTTGTGCCGGCCCACATCTGGACCCCCTGGTTTTCCATGTTCGGGTCAAAATCGGGATTTGATTCCATTGAAGAGTGTTTTGGTTCTTTAAAAGAGCATATCTTTGCCGTTGAAACGGGATTGTCTTCCGATCCTCCCATGAACTGGCGGATCAAGGATCTGGACAATGTCCGTCTGCTGTCCAATTCAGATGCCCATTCCCCAGGATATCTGGGACGCAATGCATCCGTGTTTGACACGGAGTTGAGTTTTTTTCATATGCGCCAGGCTCTTGAAAAAAATGATCTTGAACATTACCAGGGTACTTTGGATATGTTTCCCCACCAGGGCAAATACCATTATGACGGCCACAGGAAATGCAATATCTGTCTGAATCCCGCCGCCACCGACCAGATTGACGGCATCTGTCCCGAATGCGGTAAAAAGGTTACCTATGGAGTGCTCAACCGGGTCCAGGAACTGTCGCAAAGACCGGAAGGGTATGTGCCGGAAAATCGGCATGGATATCAAAGCATTATTCCCCTTGCTGATATGCTTTCGGAAATTTTTGAGGTGGGTCCTAAAACCAAAAAAGTGGCAACATATTATCAAAAGGCCATTGAAAATCTTGGGCCGGAGCTTGGCATCCTTCTGGATAAATCTTTTGAAGAGATAAAAACCGCCAACATACCCCTGCTGGCAGAGGCCGTACAAAAGATGCGAACAGGGGATGTCAACATTGATCCCGGTTATGACGGCGAATACGGGAAGGTCAACCTTTTTTCCAGGCAGGAAAAAGAACGTTTAAAAGGAGACAACAATCTTTTGTTTAAGCTTCCTGCCAAAAAAGCAAAAAAAAATGCAAAGGCAGTGGTTAAAAAGCCGGGTGCTGAGAAAAATAATGAAAAAAATCAAAACAATAAAGAAAAGCCCCGGCAAACAAGACCCGCAAATCATAACCGGGATCTGTTGGCCGGTCTGAATCCTGAACAGCAAAAGGCGGTTGAATCATCTGCAAGGGCCGTGGTTATCCAGGCCGGACCAGGTACGGGCAAAACCAGAACTTTGACTGCAAAAATTGCCTGGCTGATATCCAAAAAAAATATTGATCCTTTGTCCATCCTTGCCCTGACATTTACCAATAAAGCGGCAACACAGCTTGGACAGCGCATGGACAATTATATGACCAAAGCCAAAACACCTGTTCTGGCGGCAACTTTTCATTCTTTTTGCCTTAAGCTTTTAAAAGAGTACAAGGCATTTGATGCTGTTATTGTTGATGATCCAATAAGGCTTTCACTGGTCAAAGAAGCCATAGAGTCCTTGGAACATATTGAAATTACGAAAGAAAACAGTAAAAAGGGTCAGGTAAACAAAACAGATCAATTGATCAGTCTGTGCAAACAAAACTTGCTGAGGCCGGAGGATGATCTTGAAAAATTCATACCCCTTGAAAAATTCGTACACCAGGGTGAATTAGCGTCATTTAAAAAAATTTATCAAGCCTACCAGGTTCTTTGCAAGGAGCATAATGTGGTTGATTTTGAAGATCTGATGGCAATGACAATAAACATGCTCAACTGCGAAGAAAATATTCTGGCAAGTGTCCGCAAACAGTATCAATATATTTTTATTGATGAATACCAGGATTTGAATTTTGGACAGTATGTGTTTGTCAAATTGATATCACAAGATAACCATATTTTTGTGATTGGTGATCCAGATCAGTCCATATACGGGTTCAGAGGATCGGACAATAAATATTTCAAACTATTTGAAGATGATTTTCCAGGATGTGAAAAATTTTTTTTGACTCAAAATTACAGGTCCACCCAGACCATTCTTGACGCGTCTTTTCAAATGATCAGCAACTCTTTGGACAATGAGGAAAAATTCAAGATTTTTTCAGATGTGGAAACTCAAAAAAAACTGATCATCAAGGAGGCAGCAAGTGAAAAGGCTGAAGCCGTAGTCATTGGCAAGATGATTGAAAAGCTTGTGGGGGGAACCTCTTTTTTTTCAATGGACGCGGGCAAGACCGATCAGGACGAAACAAAAGAGTATTGTTTTGCAGATTTTGCCGTTCTTTATCGAACACGAAAACAGTGCGAGATTTTTATTGATCTGTTTGAAAAAGAGGGTATTCCTTTTCAGGCAGCCGATAAAAAAAATATGGTTGATATTGAAGGTATCCGGCAATTGATCAGTCTTTGCAGGATCATGTCCCAAAATGAGTGCTTTATTGATGTTGAGATTGTTTTTGATCATTTTGGCGTTAGGCTGGGTAAAAAAGGAAAAGAAATTTTTCATAAAGCGTATAATGACGCCTGCAAAACAAATCAGGATATTCTGGATGAATTTGTGCAAACAGATATCAGCGGGATCAAAGCTGCAACAAGACAGAATATTGTCATGATTGCACAAAAGCTCAAGTGCCTTCAAGAGGAGATCAGGCAGTGTGACACTGAAACAGGGTTAAGGCTTTTGTTTGAAAAGGCGGATTTAAAACCGATCATTGAAAGCAATGATAAAACAAAGCAAATTTTTGAAAAACTTTTATCCATCGGTATTCTTCACGATGATTTAAGGGGTTTTCTGGATGCGGTTGCCTTGAACCAGGATGCTGATATTTTGGAGTTTAATACACAAAAAGTCTCTTTAATGACTCTGCATGCTGCCAAAGGGCTTGAATTTCCGGTTGTGTTTGTTGCGGGGTGTGAACAAGGGCTTGTCCCTTTTGCAAAGGATGGTGAAACCACAGATGATCTTGAAGAAGAGCGTCGTCTGTTCTATGTTGGCATGACACGGGCCATGGACATTCTTTGTTTGACTTATGCAAAAAAAAGACGCATATTTGGCACCATTAAAAAAAGGCAACGATCTTTTTTTATTGAGGATATTGAAGCAAAACTGACACAGGTGGAAAAAGCGCCTGTTAAATTGTCAGTGAAAAAGAAAGCAAAACAACTGGAATTGTTTTGA